In Rattus norvegicus strain BN/NHsdMcwi chromosome 1, GRCr8, whole genome shotgun sequence, a genomic segment contains:
- the Vstm1 gene encoding V-set and transmembrane domain-containing protein 1 isoform X2 has product MDIDFIYLLCLGLCLCYGDEDENEELPRPSISAWPSSVVKCRSNVTLRCGTHFQNVTVTLGRLHNSQYQQQKKSPGKEAEFHLTNLQPEDAGGYFCTYRTAASHTWSGQSQHLQLVVTGYPTRCQMPIKTNHHRCLN; this is encoded by the exons ATGGACATAGATTTCATATACCTGCTTTGCCTGG GGCTGTGCCTGTGTTATGGAGATGAGGACGAGAACG AGGAACTTCCCAGGCCTTCCATCAGTGCCTGGCCCAGCTCTGTGGTCAAGTGCAGGAGTAACGTCACTCTCCGATGCgggactcatttccagaatgttaCAGTCACTCTGGGGAGGTTGCACAACTCTCAGTACCAGCAACAGAAGAAGTCACCGGGAAAGGAAGCTGAGTTCCACCTCACTAACCTGCAGCCTGAAGACGCCGGGGGCTATTTCTGTACTTACAGAACAGCAGCCTCCCACACGTGGTCAGGACAGAGTCAGCACTTACAGTTGGTGGTCACAG gttaTCCTACACGGTGTCAAATGCCAATTAAAACTAATCATCACAGGTGTTTAAACTGA
- the Vstm1 gene encoding V-set and transmembrane domain-containing protein 1 isoform X1 → MDIDFIYLLCLGLCLCYGDEDENEELPRPSISAWPSSVVKCRSNVTLRCGTHFQNVTVTLGRLHNSQYQQQKKSPGKEAEFHLTNLQPEDAGGYFCTYRTAASHTWSGQSQHLQLVVTDGLGGGGCPRPSDSKLIFLTTFSCLCISLLFVCIFFIYRCTQQGSSHEEPPKRQEKEEEEEEDGEEEEEKEVIVTLNDHTCKHEHETSCGE, encoded by the exons ATGGACATAGATTTCATATACCTGCTTTGCCTGG GGCTGTGCCTGTGTTATGGAGATGAGGACGAGAACG AGGAACTTCCCAGGCCTTCCATCAGTGCCTGGCCCAGCTCTGTGGTCAAGTGCAGGAGTAACGTCACTCTCCGATGCgggactcatttccagaatgttaCAGTCACTCTGGGGAGGTTGCACAACTCTCAGTACCAGCAACAGAAGAAGTCACCGGGAAAGGAAGCTGAGTTCCACCTCACTAACCTGCAGCCTGAAGACGCCGGGGGCTATTTCTGTACTTACAGAACAGCAGCCTCCCACACGTGGTCAGGACAGAGTCAGCACTTACAGTTGGTGGTCACAG ATGGACTGGGAGGAGGTGGATGCCCCAGACCATCAGACAGCAAACTCATCTTCCTGACCACCTTCAGCTGCCTCTgcatctctcttctctttgtctgcATCTTCTTTATCTACAGATGCACTCAGCAAG GTTCATCACATGAAGAGCCCCCCAAGAG gcaggagaaggaggaagaggaggaggaggacggagaggaggaggaggagaaagaagttaTAG TGACACTGAATGATCACACGTGTAAGCACGAACATGAAACCAGCTGTGGTGAGTGA